Proteins encoded within one genomic window of Meriones unguiculatus strain TT.TT164.6M chromosome 20, Bangor_MerUng_6.1, whole genome shotgun sequence:
- the Calhm6 gene encoding calcium homeostasis modulator protein 6, which produces MEKFKAVLDLQSKHRSALGYGLVTLLTASGEKIFSEVVFQCPCSATWNLPYGLVFLLVPALALFLLGYALSARTWRLLTGCCSRSASVRCNVGLRSAFVCAQLSASAALAPLTWVAVALLGGSFYQCAVSGSARLAPHLCQGSDPSCVAKLPQVPCNKQEAWMQEILRQLKAQSQVLGWVLIAAVIILLLAFKSVTRCLSPVSYLQLKFWEIYSEKEKQILQSQATEHATQLAKENVRCFFECTKVKECTTPSSKDWQQISALYTFNPKNQFYSMLHKFVSREETSGSLKSVEGDAVVPVLGFVDAPSIVNTHSV; this is translated from the exons atggaaaagTTCAAGGCAGTGCTGGACCTGCAGAGCAAGCACCGCAGCGCCCTGGGCTATGGCCTGGTGACCCTGCTGACGGCGAGTGGGGAGAAGATCTTCTCCGAGGTGGTGTTCCAATGTCCGTGCAGTGCCACCTGGAACCTGCCCTACGGCCTCGTGTTCCTGCTGGTGCCAGCGCTGGCACTCTTCCTCCTGGGCTACGCGCTGAGCGCCCGCACCTGGCGCCTGCTCACCGGCTGCTGCTCCCGGAGCGCGAGCGTGCGGTGCAACGTGGGGTTGCGCAGCGCGTTCGTCTGCGCGCAGCTCAGCGCGTCCGCAGCGCTTGCGCCCCTCACCTGGGTGGCGGTGGCGCTGCTCGGGGGCTCCTTCTACCAATGCGCTGTCAGCGGGAGCGCGCGCTTGGCGCCGCACCTGTGCCAGGGCAGCGACCCCAGCTGCGTAGCCAAGCTACCGCAGGTTCCCTGCAACAAGCAGGAGGCGTGGATGCAGGAGATCCTCAGGCAGCTCAAGGCTCAGTCTCAG GTGCTGGGCTGGGTTCTGATAGCAGCTGTCATCATCTTACTTCTGGCTTTCAAGTCTGTCACTCGATGCCTCTCTCCCGTTAGTTATCTGCAGTTAAAGTTCTGGGAAATCTATTCGGAGAAGGAGAAGCAGATCCTTCAAAGTCAAGCTACTGAGCATGCTACCCAGTTGGCAAAAGAGAATGTTAGATGTTTCTTTGAGTGCACGAAGGTGAAGGAATGCACCACTCCGAGCAGTAAAGACTGGCAGCAAATCTCAGCGCTCTACACTTTCAATCCCAAGAACCAGTTCTACAGCATGCTGCACAAGTTCGTGAGCAGGGAAGAGACGAGTGGCAGTCTTAAATCTGTGGAAGGGGACGCAGTGGTCCCTGTCCTTGGCTTTGTAGATGCCCCTTCCATAGTCAACACTCATTCTGTGTGA